TGGGCCCTGCAGGCAGCTTGGCTCCTGACCCCTTGTAGTTACTTCTTGTACATGGTGTGAGGTGTGGATCcgacttcattcttttccatgtggatgtccagttgtcccaacaccacttgttgaaaagactattccttCCTCACTGAATCGTCTTGGTAGCTTTGTCAAAGTCAGTTGGCCATAgttatgtgggtttatttctggactctcggttatgttccattgatccatatgtCTGTCCTTTTGCCACTGccgcactgtcttgattactgtagctttgcaggaAGTTTGAAGTCAGGAACTGTGTGGTTGGGTTCATCAGCATCCTGCTGAGCCTCGCTGGTGGGCCGCCTGCTGCCCTGTGGATCTGGAAACCCCCAGAGGAGAGAGACTCCTGCACTGTTGTGAGCATCCTCACAGCCCTGAGGCCAGTCTACCCATGTGGCAGGTGCTCGCTGGTTGTTATTAACCAATGATTCGCACAGATACTGAGGCTCCTGCATTACAAATATGGCTACGTGTCATGGCCTTGAGATAAACTAGGGTTGCAGGGCCCCTTGACCACTGGTTATTTATATGAATCAATGTCATCCCTTTCAGAAAACCGTGTGTCAATCAGGAAAATCAGACACAGCTGAAGTTACATTGCATCTGAATAAATCAGAAGAATTGTTCCAGTCTTGAGCTGCTGACACTACTGCGTTGTCTGTCCCATGAGACAGAGGATTATTGGTCAGAGGTTAAAAATACGTGCTGACTGATTGAGTTGGAGGCTTGGGACCAGTGGCTGTTTCTTCTGTGATGTTAAGGACCACTGTAAATTAACCACGGCCCCTCTGTTGGTTCCCTTGCAATTTCTAAGACTAACTTCTATGTGTCACATTCTGAACTTGGTCACTAAGATAAATAGTGAGACTCTCCTTGTGCATGATGTTTTCTCAGCTCTACATGCTGGGCACGTTGGAAACAGAGCCCCAGCAGGTGCCCTGTCCATCCGTTGTGGGCCTTTGACCCCGCAGGGGAAGGTGTCAGCTAAAGTGAGCTCTCCGCACCTCGTCACCCACTGCCAGGGGCCCCGCTGAGGCTCGGGTTGGGGTGGGGACTGCCAGCACTGACTCTCTCAGAGTCTCTGTCCTCAAGGGCAGGACGGTGTGTCCCTTGACCCTGGGCGCCCAGCATCAGGCTCAGCACTTGAAACCAGTGGTGGAAAAACCCACCTCATCAGGCCAACATCAGCGGCAAAAGTCAGGGGGACCATGTGTCTCCTGATAGGACGAGATGAGGACGGCAGCGCACCTCTGTAGTGTGTCTCCCAAAACCCACCCCCTGGTGTGATCGTGAGAAAAACAGCGGACAAATCCCCATGAGGGCCACTCTGCAGAACACCTGACCAGCTCTCCACAAAGCTGGCAGGGCCGTCAAAACCGTCAAAACCAcgggaagtctgagaaactgccaGCTAAAGGACCCTGACTGTCCCATGGAGTCCAGACGGAAGCCCGGACAGAGAAGGGACGCTGGGTGAAAACTAAGGCAATCTGCACAAACCATGGACTTTAGCTGACAAacatatcaatattggttcattaatgaCAACCAGCACATCACACTCTGTCCCATGTCAAAAGTcaggaaactgggtgtggggccTCTCTGTGCTGTCTTCTCCAAATTTACGTAAATCTAAAAGCTGTTCTAAAAACTGAAGTCTGTTTCAAACGAATCGCGTCCTTCCTGCAGGGATCGGCGCACTCAGCTCTCGTCTGAGATCCGCCCGTGGAGAGACCCTCGGCAGAGGAGCTGTCAGCTCACGCGTTCATGTGGAGGCAGCCACCCGGGATCCCGACCCCTGGGGCCGCAGGCGCCCTGGCCCTTCTGTGCCCACAGGGCCCCTGTTTACCTCCAGCTGGGGGTAATTGATCCCCAATAGCTGGGCCTGGGGGGGCTCAGAGCTCCCCAGCACCTCAGGTCTGCCCAAGGGGATGGACTCCACTTAAAGGTCCGCAGCACGCAAAGGAGCCACTGACCTGGGAGAGATGGCTGCAGCCTCACACTGCCTCTCATTTCCACCAGAGGAAGAACTTCCCGTCTTTCTGAGAAAATGTGGGCGTCTCACGTGTAGCCGGGAGCCGAGCGGGCAGCCCCTTCATTCCCAGTGAGCAGCTGTCCGTCACGGCCTCGCCCCTGCCTTTTGGACTGCCTGCCCTAATTTTCCCTTTGCTGGTTCTGAACAGACATTTGCTTGTGCCCTGAGCTGTGTTATGGTGGGAAAATGACACTCAACTCGCTTTGCTGGTGGCCTTTGCGGCTTCAGTTTGAAGTGGCAGAGCCCCCAGGGAGCTCCATGCATCTGCTGGGCTGCCGCCTGTCTGCGCAGATCAGAGCGAGGGAGACCCAAGCAGCATGGCCTGGTCTCTAAGTAGGTCGGAGGCTTTCAGGGACGCCACAGCCTGAGGCCCCTCCCCAGCGGGGAGCCCGCAGCCCGGGTTCCAGTGAATCTGCTGCAAGCCTCGCTGGGCAGCAGACACAGGCACCTGGGGTGTGTGAGGGGGGCCCAGTGGCTCAGATGCTGCAGCTGAGGGTCTGTGGGATTCACGCTTGCACAGGACAGGTCCGGCCGACTGCTGAGAAGGGGTGCGTGTGGCACTGGGCGGTGCCAGCAGTGACCAGCGCTCGGGAACCCCTGTCCTGGGGGCTGATGGGTGTGTCAGCTGAGGCCACAGGGCTGCACTGAGCTGGGACTCTGCCTTTCCTCCCTGAaccctggccccaggcccctggcccGGCCTGACCCCGTTGAGGAGACAAGCTTGCCgcccagcccaggcaggggaCGGGTTAGAACCAGGAGGTCGGCTGATCTGCACCCCTGCCCCTCTCTCGGGGTCTGCCCTCTctgcaggggggtggggggaaggggaaggCAGCTGTGGTTTCCACTAAAGGACTGTGGCCGGGCCGATCCACAGCCGACTCTGGCAGCCGAGGGCGACCTTCCCAGGAGTGCCCGAGCCCTCTGGTGCCCAGGCTCCCCTACCTCCAACACACTGTGCCCCCTGAGTGCCCACCTCGCAGCCCCCACAGTGAAAATGCCCTCCTGTCCCTGATGCCCAGCCCCCTGATGATTGGGTTTCTTTTGGGAACCTGGGTCCTTCCGGATTGCCGACAGGGCCCTCCGCACTCTGAGGCAAGACCAAGCACAGCAAGGAGCTCCTCCCCGCTGGGTGCCACAGGAAACGTTCACAGTCAGTGAGGACAGGTCACGCTGACCCTTCTGTGTGATTTACGGGGTGGTGCTGACCCGGCAACAACCAGGTTGTCTCAGGGGGGAGGTGCCTGCATGGCTGGGAGGGCCCAGGGCTCTGGGTTGGACACTGTTCTCTGACTGTCTCCCTGGGAGCAGGACCCTCGCTGACCCCTGATTTTGTGCTCCTGCAGCAAGGTGCGGAGAGCCAGCACCCCCGCAGAGGCCATCCGCCGCCCCGTGCCTCCCTCTGCCGGGCAGCTGTGTCCAGACACCCAGCCTCACGATGGCCGCAGACAACCGCACGGCCGTGGAAGAGTTTGTCCTGCAGAGCTTCTCAcaggcccctgggctgggggTCTCTTCTTGGCCTTGTTCCTCCCCCTGTACCTAGGGGCTCTCGCAGGAAACACGCTCATTGTCGTGGCCATCAGCCTGCACCCGGGCCTCCACACCCCGATGTACTTCTTCCTCACCAACCTGGCCGTCCTGGACACTGTCTGCACATCGACTGTTCTCCCCAGATTGCTGGAGAACCTGGTGGAGAAGGGTGGCACCATCTCCTATGGGGGCTGCATGACCCAGCTCTTCTTCCTGACGTGGTTTCTGGGGGCCGAGCTCCGGCTGCTCATGctcatggcctatgaccgctacgTGGCCATCTGCCGCCCGCTGCACTACCGCAGGCTGATGAGCTGGCCTGTCTGCGCCCTGCTGGCGGGCGGCGTGTGGATGGTCAGTGCATTCAGCACCTCTGTGCTCACTGGCCTGATGACAAGGCTGAGTTTCTGTGGCCCTAATCAGATCCGTCACTTTCTGTGTGAAGTCCCCACGCTGCTGCTGCTCTCCTGCAGCCCAACGACCCTGAATGACATCATGATCGTCATCGCAGACGTCTACTTTGGCGTGGTCAACTTCCTGCTCACCCTGGCGTCCTACGGCTGCATCATCGCCAGCATCCTGCGCGTCCGCTCAGCCAAGGGCCGGCGGcgggccttctccacctgctcctcgcACCTCCTGGTGGTCACCTTGTGCTACTCCACCGTCGTCTACACCTCCATCCTCCCGGGCTCTGGCTCCTCCATGGAAAACGGCAAAGTGGTTGCCTTGCTGTACACAGCAGTCAGCCCCACCCTGAACCCCCTCATCTACTCTCTGCGGAACAAGGACATCAAAGTGGCCCTCAGGAGGGTGCTTCCTGCGTCCGGCAAAGGAAGGGAAAGGCCCAGGTGGAATTTGCAGGTGTCAACCAGCTAACTTCAAGATAGGACTTGGAGAGTGTGCTGCAATAGCCCAGAGCAGGAAGGTGCTAATGGGATGGGTGTATGCACGATGTGCCTCCCCAGGGAGCTGCCCTGTGTTCCACGTGGCCCTTCAACCGAGCGCCTGAGGCCCGAAGGGTGGATGCTGTCAGGATTGCAGGGGGGCCGGGAGGCCGGGGAGAGCCAGGGGCGAGGGGAAGAGCAGGAGATCCAGTGGGGCCCACTcaaccccctcccctccagcgTCCTGCTGACGAGttttccccagcacctggcacctgGAGCAACGCTGGACCCTGCAGCCGAATGGCGCTGCTGGCCACCTCCCCTCTCAGAGTCGGGGGTCCATGTTCAGGAGAGATCCAAGAGTCAGACTTGCCCGGTGTGCACACAGCCTGGTTCGTTCTGACTGGGGTCTCCTGATACCCCGCTGTGGACACCTCTCCAACATCCGGATCCTCCAACCCAACTCGTCCTGGTGTGAGGTCTGGGAAAACACAAGGTGGCTGCTTCCCTGTGTCTGTGAGGTTTCGTGGTTCTGGCACcacagggagggtgggagaggatgtgACCCAGCCTTCCATTCACTGACCTGCAGAAAGGAGGtgtggctttctttctttctttcttccccaaaaAGGGCAGCTTCATCCTTACCCAAGAAACTTTGCCATGGCAGGAAAGAGTTCTCCTTGGTTCTTCAATTTACACGAAGCCCCGAGAGCATTGCTTAGGGTGCATTTCTTCTCAGTCTGGTTATTGTTGTCCTTTGTTTGCCCTCTGCACTGGCCTCTGACTGCTGGTGTTCCTCACGGCTTCACCCGAGGCTCTCTTGTCTTCCTCCCTGGTAATTTCACCTGTGCCGACGATAAACTCTGCTTGTACCATTAACATTTGCAAGGACATCCAAATGTGCAGCGACAGCTGGTGCCTCCCCTGGAGCACAGACGCGTTGCTGGAGCTGCCGAGCTCACGCTGAGCTGACGTGGGAAGCTGCCCGGGGGTCCTCCTCAAACCTTGCTCAACAGTCAAAGCCACCTGCCTCAGCCCTCCAGCCCCATCCAGTTGTGAGAGCCACAATTATGGAAAACTgcttcttttatatttaagagTATGTTTATGTATTCTtccttccagctttattgagatgtaattgacataagCACTGTCTCAGTGTAAGGTGTGCAGCgtaatgacttgacttacatacCTTGTGAAaggattaccacaataagtttatcTCATTGTATCAATATCTCTTAgagatacaagaaaaaaagaaaagaaaatattgtcttTCCTTGTGATGACAACacaggatctactctcttagcaactttcctcTATACCATACTCCAGTGgcagctatagtcaccatgttgtacgtCACATCCCCAGTACTTTTTATCGTACAACTGGAAGTtcgtaccttttgatcaccttcacaCAATTCCCCACCTCTTACCCCATGACTCTGGGAACCtctaatctgatctctttttctatgagcaTGAggtgttttttagattccacatataactgagGTTTTACAGtaaatgtctttctctttctgacttatttctcttagcgtaatgccctcaggTCCATCTATTTTGTTGCAATGGcaagatttccatctttttatggctgaatggtattgccgtgtgtgcgtgtgttctctgcatccattcatctcttgatgaaCACTAAGGTCATTTCTAtgccttggctgttgtgaataatgctgcgctGATCACAGGGTGCAGGCGTCTCTTTGACATAGTGATTTCGTTTCtgctggaagtggaattgctggatcagaggGTAGGTCTacttttaactttctgaggaaactccatcctgttttccatagtggctgcgccaatttacattcctactaacAGCGCACAAGCATTCCCTTTCTCTGCAGCCCCACTAACACTTCTTCTCTTTCCGACACGAGTcactctaacaggtgtgaggtgataactcgctgtggttttgatgtgcatttccctagtgactagtgatgttgagcaccttttcacacaCCTGTcggccatctgaatatcttctttggaaaaatatctattcaagtcctttgcccattctttAATTGGATATGTTTTTCTGCTATTAAGTTGTATCTGCTCTTTATAGATCttggctattaaccccttatcagatcgataatttacaaatgtttccttccattctgtaggttgtcttttcattttgttgatcatttcttttgctgtgcagaagctttttagtttgatgtagtccgacttgtttattttttattgcgtTGTTTGTGGTTAATTGTCATATCTGAAAAATTGTTGCTAAGCCCCATGTTCAGGGgcttttttcctatatttcctcTAGGAGCTGTAGGCTTAAGGTCTTACATctaagtcttcaatccatttcaaattaatttttgtgagtggtatatgATAGAGATCCAGTTTcttccttttgcatgtggctgtccagcttccccagcaccattttttgaggAGACTGTCTTCTCctttgagtattcttggctcctttgtcaaatattagttgaccgtaTATGCTGCGATAATTTCagggctcttgattctgtcccAGTGGTAAAGGtgtatttttatgccagtaccatactgctttgattactctagctttagaatatagcttgaaatcaggaagtgttttgcctcctgctttgttcttctttctcaggattgcttcagttaatc
The DNA window shown above is from Equus quagga isolate Etosha38 chromosome 2, UCLA_HA_Equagga_1.0, whole genome shotgun sequence and carries:
- the LOC124235262 gene encoding LOW QUALITY PROTEIN: olfactory receptor 13A1-like (The sequence of the model RefSeq protein was modified relative to this genomic sequence to represent the inferred CDS: inserted 1 base in 1 codon) — translated: MAADNRTAVEEFVLQSFSQAPGLXGLFLALFLPLYLGALAGNTLIVVAISLHPGLHTPMYFFLTNLAVLDTVCTSTVLPRLLENLVEKGGTISYGGCMTQLFFLTWFLGAELRLLMLMAYDRYVAICRPLHYRRLMSWPVCALLAGGVWMVSAFSTSVLTGLMTRLSFCGPNQIRHFLCEVPTLLLLSCSPTTLNDIMIVIADVYFGVVNFLLTLASYGCIIASILRVRSAKGRRRAFSTCSSHLLVVTLCYSTVVYTSILPGSGSSMENGKVVALLYTAVSPTLNPLIYSLRNKDIKVALRRVLPASALSVLQLNLLLLLDNQSLDAYRQAPAPVPARKHPQVLVSFSGES